The following proteins are co-located in the Xyrauchen texanus isolate HMW12.3.18 chromosome 43, RBS_HiC_50CHRs, whole genome shotgun sequence genome:
- the LOC127635765 gene encoding rho-related BTB domain-containing protein 2, translated as MAAMFGGPFVESCTKEVLFPNTTRSSMQAVLEYLYTGHFCSRPDLDAMELIILANRLCLPHLVALTELHTATVLKEASATGTDIDGNVLVYLEMAQFHCAYQLTHWCLHHICTNYNNVCHKFPRDMRAKSAENQEYFEKHRWPPVWYLKEDDHYQRARKEREKEDYLSQKRQKKRKLVLWNIPSSPSYPSSSSGSSAIM; from the exons ATGGCAGCCATGTTTGGTGGGCCATTTGTTGAGAGCTGTACTAAAGAG GTTTTGTTTCCGAACACAACCCGTAGTAGTATGCAGGCGGTACTGGAATATCTGTACACGGGACACTTCTGTTCTAGACCTGACCTGGATGCTATGGAGCTCATTATTTTGGCTAATCGCCTCTGCCTGCCTCACCTGGTTGCCCTCACAG AGCTTCATACTGCAACTGTTCTCAAGGAGGCTTCTGCCACTGGCACAGACATAGACGGAAATGTGCTGGTATATCTGGAAATGGCTCAG TTCCACTGTGCCTACCAGCTCACCCACTGGTGCCTTCACCACATCTGCACCAACTACAACAACGTGTGCCACAAGTTCCCTAGAGACATGAGGGCCAAATCAGCAG AGAATCAAGAATACTTTGAGAAGCACCGCTGGCCACCGGTTTGGTATCTGAAAGAAGACGACCACTACCAGAGAGCACGGAAAGAACGAGAAAAGGAGGACTACTTGTCCCAGAAGCGGCAGAAAAAGCGTAAATTGGTGCTCTGGAACATTCCGTCCTCTCCATCATACCCTTCATCCTCCTCAGGTTCTTCAGCCATCATGTGA
- the LOC127635875 gene encoding cGMP-dependent protein kinase 1-like isoform X3 has protein sequence MSLHDLRVICTLGVGGFSRVELVQLKNDHSSSFAMKVLKKRHILDTSQQGHILSERSIMMEAHSPFTVRLYRTFRDSKYLYMLLEACLGGELWTLLRDKGSFDDNTTRFYAGCVVEALAFLHCRGIIYRDLKPENIILDHRGYAKLVDFGFAKKVGLGKKTWTFCGTPEYVAPEIILNKGHDISADFWSLGILIFELLSGSPPFSGSDPMKTYNIILRGIDMVEFPKKIAKSAANLIKRLCRDNPSERLGNQKNGVKDIQKHKWFEGFNWDGIREGILTPPILPNVNGPLDTSNFDCFPEDTEEPPPDEESGWDMEF, from the exons ATGTCTCTTCATGACCTCCGTGTGATCTGTACACTGGGGGTGGGTGGATTCAGTCGTGTGGAGCTG GTGCAACTGAAAAATGACCATAGTAGTTCATTTGCTATGAAGGTCCTAAAAAAGCGTCACATCCTGGACACAAGTCAACAGGGCCACATCTTGTCTGAGAGAAGCATCATGATGGAAGCCCATAGTCCCTTTACTGTCAG ACTATATCGGACCTTTAGAGATTCCAAATACTTGTACATGCTATTGGAGGCATGTTTAGGTGGAGAGTTGTGGACTCTGCTCAGAGACAA GGGTTCATTTGATGACAACACCACACGGTTCTACGCTGGATGTGTGGTGGAAGCTCTCGCTTTTCTACATTGCCGTGGCATCATCTACAGAGACTTAAAGCCAGAAAACATCATACTGGACCATCGTGGATATGCCAAGCTG GTAGACTTTGGTTTTGCAAAAAAAGTCGGCTTGGGGAAAAAGACATGGACATTTTGTGGAACTCCAGAGTATGTGGCCCCTGAGATCATCCTGAATAAAGGCCATGACATCTCTGCAGACTTCTGGTCTCTTGGAATTCTCATCTTTGAGCTGCTGAGCGGAAG CCCACCTTTTTCAGGGTCAGATCCCATGAAGACGTATAACATTATTCTTCGAGGAATCGATATGGTGGAGTTTCCCAAGAAAATCGCAAAGAGTGCTGCGAACTTGATCAAGAGGCTCTGCAG GGACAATCCGTCCGAGAGACTCGGCAACCAGAAGAATGGCGTGAAGGACATCCAGAAACACAA ATGGTTTGAGGGTTTTAACTGGGACGGTATTCGTGAAGGCATTCTTACTCCCCCGATTCTACCAAAT GTGAATGGGCCTTTGGACACAAGCAATTTCGACTGTTTCCCTGAGGATACAGAGGAGCCACCACCCGATGAGGAATCTGGTTGGGATATGGAGTTCTGA